A single genomic interval of Lathyrus oleraceus cultivar Zhongwan6 chromosome 7, CAAS_Psat_ZW6_1.0, whole genome shotgun sequence harbors:
- the LOC127107882 gene encoding patellin-3 — protein sequence MAQEPQKPADEVVTTTSQTPVDNPPPAEEVLTTTTTAAAAAVAEVSTDKDAVVVTPVPEDPEKPAEAVTENAKPADETAAENKISQSVSFKEETNVVSELPELQKKALDELKQLIKEALNKREFTAPPVKAPEVTAQDDKKPEEENKTEEKKEEVVAEEKQVEEVVVEEKKVEGEVEKKEEKASSSEEPKTEAEAKTEPEEKKVEETVVEVVEKIASSTEEDGAKTVEAIQESIVSVAVTNGDGEQPVTELPVAVDVEVPPSTPEEVDLWGIPLLADERSDVILLKFLRARDFKVKEAFTMIKQTVLWRKEFGIEALLQEDLGTDWDKVVFTDGYDKEGHPVYYNVFGEFENKELYQKSFSDDEKRNKFIRWRIQSLEKSVRKLDFAPSGIATIVQINDLKNSPGFVKKELRQATNQALQLLQDNYPEFVAKQIFINVPWWYLAFSRMISPFLTQRTKSKFVFAGSSKSSDTLFKYIAPEQVPVQYGGLSREGEQEFTTADPATEVIIKPATKHAVEFPISEKSTVVWEIRVVDWNVSYGAEFVPSAEDGYTVIVQKNRKISPADETVITNTFKIGEPGKVVLTIDNQTSKKKKLLYRSKTTPISE from the exons ATGGCTCAAGAACCCCAAAAACCAGCTGATGAAGTCGTTACAACTACCTCTCAAACTCCCGTCGATAATCCACCACCCGCTGAAGAAGTTCTaaccaccaccaccaccgccGCCGCCGCAGCTGTTGCTGAGGTCTCGACTGACAAGGACGCCGTTGTTGTTACTCCGGTTCCTGAAGATCCCGAGAAGCCGGCTGAAGCTGTGACGGAGAACGCTAAGCCTGCTGATGAGACCGCCGCTGAGAACAAAATTTCTCAATCGGTTTCTTTCAAGGAAGAAACCAACGTGGTTTCTGAACTTCCTGAACTTCAGAAAAAAGCACTCGATGAACTCAAACAGCTTATTAAGGAAGCACTTAACAAACGCGAGTTCACCGCTCCTCCAGTTAAGGCACCTGAAGTAACCGCACAAGACGACAAAAAACCTGAAGAAGAAAACAAAACCGAAGAAAAGAAGGAAGAAGTAGTAGCAGAAGAGAAACAGGTTGAAGAAGTAGTCGTTGAAGAGAAAAAAGTTGAAGgagaagttgaaaagaaagaagaaaaagcTTCAAGTTCCGAGGAACCTAAAACCGAAGCTGAAGCTAAAACCGAACCTGAAGAGAAGAAGGTGGAGGAGACAGTGGTGGAAGTTGTTGAAAAAATAGCTTCGAGTACTGAAGAAGACGGTGCGAAAACGGTTGAAGCTATTCAAGAAAGCATAGTATCAGTTGCAGTTACTAACGGTGATGGTGAACAACCTGTTACTGAACTGCCTGTTGCTGTTGATGTGGAGGTTCCTCCTTCTACACCAGAAGAAGTTGATTTATGGGGAATTCCCTTGCTAGCTGATGAAAGAAGCGATGTGATTCTTCTCAAATTCCTTCGAGCAAGGGATTTCAAGGTGAAGGAAGCTTTCACGATGATCAAACAAACTGTTCTTTGGAGAAAG GAATTTGGAATTGAAGCACttcttcaagaagatcttggaACTGATTGGGACAAAGTTGTTTTCACCGATGGTTATGACAAAGAAGGTCACCCGGTTTACTACAATGTTTTTGGCGAGTTTGAGAACAAGGAATTGTATCAAAAAAGTTTCTCTGATGACGAGAAGAGAAACAAGTTTATCCGTTGGAGGATTCAGTCATTGGAGAAAAGTGTTAGAAAACTCGACTTTGCTCCATCTGGAATCGCTACTATTGTTCAAATTAATGATCTTAAAAATTCTCCTGGATTTGTTAAGAAGGAGCTTAGACAAGCTACTAATCAGGCACTTCAATTGCTTCAGGATAACTACCCCGAATTTGTTGCCAAACAG ATTTTTATCAATGTTCCTTGGTGGTACCTTGCCTTTTCTAGGATGATTAGTCCTTTCCTGACACAGAGGACCAAGAGCAAATTTGTATTTGCTGGCTCCTCCAAATCTTCTGATACCCTTTTCAA ATATATAGCTCCTGAGCAAGTGCCAGTTCAATATGGAGGACTTAGCAGAGAAGGCGAACAGGAATTCACCACGGCTGACCCTGCTACAGAGGTTATTATCAAACCAGCAACAAAACATGCTGTTGAGTTCCCAATTTCTGAG AAAAGCACTGTAGTTTGGGAAATCAGAGTTGTGGATTGGAATGTGAGCTATGGAGCAGAATTTGTGCCTAGTGCTGAAGATGGATACACAGTGATAGTACAGAAGAACAGGAAAATCTCACCAGCTGATGAAACAGTAATTACCAACACCTTCAAAATCGGAGAACCTGGTAAAGTTGTACTCACCATTGATAACCAAACATCAAAGAAAAAGAAGCTTCTTTACCGGTCAAAGACCACACCCATCTCTGAATAA